One genomic window of Hemiscyllium ocellatum isolate sHemOce1 chromosome 25, sHemOce1.pat.X.cur, whole genome shotgun sequence includes the following:
- the dhrs7cb gene encoding dehydrogenase/reductase (SDR family) member 7Cb → MGALALLILPLLVAGIAGIAYVYKRIMQLMSKSAVRNKVIVITDAISGLGKECSRVFHNGGGRVVLCGNDLEKLEALHQALIDVADPSCTFSPKLVLLDLSETGNVPEVAKEILESYGCVDVLINNSSLKVKGGALNVTLEMDKKIMDANYFGPVALTKELLPSMISRHSGQIVLVNSIQGKLGLPFRAAYAASKHAMQAFFDCLRAEVAEFGITVSTVSPTFIRSYHQMPEVGNWEASIWKFFFRKWAYGVHPVEVAEEVLYTVNRGSKEVMIGNPVPKAFVYLRTLCPEIFFAIVGAGISSQPIAAEEEQ, encoded by the exons ATGGGTGCTCTGGCTTTATTGATTCTCCCATTATTGGTGGCTGGGATTGCAGGCATTGCTTACGTTTACAAACGAATAATGCAACTGATGTCCAAATCAGCTGTGCGGAACAAAGTGATTGTGATAACTGATGCTATTTCAGGACTTGGGAAAG AATGTTCCAGGGTATTTCACAATGGAGGAGGTCGAGTAGTCTTATGTGGTAATGACTTGGAAAAGTTAGAAGCCCTGCATCAGGCTCTAATTGATGTTGCAGACCCCAGTTGT ACATTCAGTCCAAAGCTTGTGCTTCTGGACCTCAGTGAAACAGGGAACGTTCCTGAGGTAGCAAAGGAAATTCTGGAATCCTATGGTTGTGTGGATGTGCTGATTAACAACAGCAGTCTGAAAGTTAAAGGAGGTGCTCTCAATGTCACTTTAGAAATGGACAAGAAAATAATGGATGCAAACTACTTTGGACCAGTTGCTCTGACTAAAG AGCTTCTTCCCTCGATGATCTCCAGACATAGTGGCCAGATTGTGTTAGTCAACAGCATCCAGGGAAAATTAGGACTTCCATTTCGTGCAGCCT ATGCAGCATCTAAACATGCAATGCAAGCCTTTTTCGATTGCCTGAGGGCTGAAGTTGCAGAATTCGGGATCACCGTGAGCACTGTGAGCCCAACATTCATTCGCTCCTATCACCAAATGCCAGAGGTTGGGAATTGGGAGGCATCCATTTGGAAAT TTTTTTTCAGGAAATGGGCATATGGTGTGCATCCAGTTGAAGTAGCAGAAGAAGTGTTGTACACAGTGAACAGAGGCAGCAAGGAGGTGATGATTGGAAATCCAGTGCCCAAGGCATTTGTTTATTTAAGAACATTATGCCCAGAGATCTTTTTTGCAATTGTTGGTGCTGGAATCTCAAGCCAACCCATAGCAGCAGAAGAAGAACAATAA